DNA from Rubripirellula lacrimiformis:
CGGTTTCCCCGGGAACCCCGTTGGATGCGATCATCGAACAAGGCGGCCGCGAAAATGAACCGGCTTGTTTGGTCGAAGGGGTCCGCCGGGTGGTGGATCGTGAAGTCTATCTGCACTTTCACCGCGTCGTCGCACGGTCCACTCCGTAGCGCAAGTCGCCAAGACTTTCGGTGATCCCACCGCCGATCGGCCCCACATTCCGATCGCTTTTTCGTAGCGCAAGTCGCCAAGACTTTCGGTGATCCCACATCCGAGGCCGAAAGTCTTGGCGACTTGCGCTACGGTGATGAGGATGACGACGATGATGGCGTTGGGAGGATCGATTCGGCGGCCTTTTCTTTCACCGCGTCTTCTCGCGATCCACTCCGTAGCGCAAGTCGCCAAGACTTTCGGTGATCCCACATCCGAGGCCGAAAGTCTTGGCGACTTGCGCTACGGTGATGAGGATGACGACGATGATGGCGTTGGGAGGATCGATTCGGCGGCCTTTTCTTTCACCGCGTCGTCGCGCGGTCCACTCCGTAGCGCAAGTCGCCAAGACTTTCGGTGATCCCACATCCAAGGCCGAAAGTCTTGGCGACTTGCGCTACGGTGATGAGGATGACGACGATGATGGCGTTGGGAGGATCGATTCGGCGGCCTTTTCTTTCACCGCGTCTTCGCGCGGTCCACTCCGTAGCGCAAGTCGCCCAGACTTTCGGTAATCCCACATCCGAGGCCGAAAGTCTTGGCGACTTGCGCTACGGTGATGAGGATGACGACGACGATGACGTTGGGAGGATCGATTCTGCGGCCTTTTCTTTCACCGCGTCGTCGCACGATCCACTCCGTAGCGCAAGTCGCCAAGACTTTCGGTGATCCCACATCCGAGGCCGAAAGTCTTGGCGACTTGCGCTACGGTGATGAGGATGACGACGATGATGGCGTTGGGAGGATCGATTCGGCGGCCTTTTCTTTCACCGCGTCGTCGCACGATCCACTCCGTAGCGCAAGTCGCCAAGACTTTCGGTAATCCCACATCCGAGGCCGAAAGTCTTGGCGACTTGCGCTACGGTGATGAGGATGACGACGATGATGGCGTTGGGAGGATCGATTCGGCGGCCTTTTCTTTCACCGCGTCTTCGCGCGGTCCACTCCGTAGCGCAAGTCGCCAAGACTTTCGGTAATCCCACATCCGAGGCCGAAAGTCTTGGCGACTTGCGCTACGGTGATGAGGATGACGACGATGATGGTGTTGGGAGGATCGATTCGGCGGCCTTTTCTTTCACCGCGTCGTCGCACGATCCACTCCGTAACGCAAGTCGCCAAGACTTTCGGTAATCCCACATCCAAGGCCGAAAGTCTTGGCGACTTGCGCTACGGTGATGAGGATGACGACGATGATGGCGTTGGGAGGATCGATTCGGCGGCCTTTTCTTTCACCGCGTCGTCGCACGATCCACTCCGTAGCGCAAGTCGCCAAGACTTTCGGTAATCCGCCGCCGATCGCGCCCCACATTCCGATCGCTTTTCCGTAGCGCAAGTCGCCAAGACTTTCGGTAATCCCACATCCGAGGCCGAAAGTCTTGGCGACTTGCGCTACGGTGATGAGGATGACGACGATGATGGCGTTGGGAGGATCGATTCGGCGGCCTTTTCTTTCACCGCGTCTTCTCGCGATCCACTCCGTAGCGCAAGTCGCCAAGACTTTCGGTAATCCCACATCCAAGGCCGAAAGTCTTGGCGACTTGCGCTACGGTGATGAGAATGACGACGATGATGGCGTTGGGAGGATCGATTCGGCGGCCTTTTCTTTCACCGCGTCGTCGCACGATCCACTCCGTAGCGTAAGTCGCCAAGACTTTCGGTAATCCCACATCCGAGGCCGAAAGTCTTGGCGACTTGCGCTACGGTGATGAGGATGACGACGATGATGGCGTTGGGAGGATCGATTCGGCGGCCTTTTCTTTCACCGCGTCTTCTCGCGATCCACTCCGTAGCGCAAGTCGCCAAGACTTTCGGTAATCCCACATCCAAGGCCGAAAGTCTTGGCGACTTGCGCTACGGTGATGAGAATGACGACGATGATGGCGTTGGGAGGATCGATTCGGCGGCCTTTTCTTTCACCGCGTCGTCGCACGATCCACTCCGTAGCGCAAGTCGCCAAGACTTTCGGTGATCCCACATCCGAGGCCGAAAGTCTTGGCGACTTGCGCTACGGTGATGAGGATGACGACGATGATGGCGTTGGGAGGATCGATTCGGCGGCCTTTTCTTCGGCGGCGCTTCGTTTCAGGTAGCGGGGTACCAGTTGCATTGGGTCGACCAATCGGCCCTGAATCGCCGCTCGCAATCCCAGCATCCCGACTCCGACGGCGTCACAGTCACTTTCCAGTCGTCGCTGGGCGTGGTCGCCAAACGCTTTTGCGTCGCCGGCAAACGCGTAGGTTTCCGCTAGCAGCGGCAAATCTTTCTGGAACGACTTGATCGATTGCACCTGGGTGGAATCGCGGTCGGCCGACCAATGCTTGTCGATTTTTAGATCTTCCAGCGGCGGTAAAAGTTGGCTGCGACAAAATTTCCCCTGAAAGATCTCACCACGAAACGCATCGATCGCTGCAAGCACCTGATCGACACTGGGGTGCTGGGCCATGCGGCAGGCGGCAATGGCGGCCAGCGAATCCACGCTGACCAGCGGGATTTTCAACGCGTAGGCCAGTGTTTTTGCGGTCGTGACCCCGATTCGGAGCCCGGTGAACGACCCGGGGCCATCGGCGACGGAGATGAACCCCAAACGATTGGATTCCAGCGACGGATGATCAGAGCACCACTGGATGATTTCCGCGATCGCAGGAGCCAACGAGGCCGCGGTTCGCAGTCCAGGATCCAATGAAACACGCCGCAGGACGAGTTCCTTTGAAAAAAGAGCCACCGATCCGGTTCTTGACGTCGTTTCGATTGCCAGTTGCAGGCTATGCTGTGCTTCGGCGAATTCCCCGGAGGGAGCACCGCTGGTGGGATTGCCGTGAATTTTTGATTCCCCTTACAATTTGTTCGATCACGAACCTGGTACTTGTGGCCGGTTCAGGACGACATCTGAGCCGACCGTTCGTCAACGTCTGCCCGTCACCCCCCGTTCTATTGAAATCTCAGGAAATCTCCGGTGAAGCGAGCGTTGATTAGCGACATCCACGGCAATCTCGAAGCTCTCGAGGCCGTGCTGGCCGATATCCGAGCGATGTCCGTCGACGAAATCTACTGTCTGGGTGACATCATCGGCTATGGGCCGAATCCTTGCGAGTGCCTGGACTTGGTGATTCAGAATTGCAAAGCAACGATTCTGGGCAACCACGATCAGGCAGCATTGTTTGATCCCGATGGTTTCAACCCGATGGCGTTGCAGGCGATCTATTGGACACGTGACCAGCTTGATAACGGTCCGGGCAATTCGGCTCAGGTCAACAAGCGTTGGGATTTTCTGGGCGAACTGCCGCGTCAGGTCGAAGTCGACGAGTACAAGTTTGTGCACGGATCGCCACGTGATCCGACCAACGAGTACGTGTTCCCCGAGTACGTGTTTGACACCCGCAAGATGGAAATCTTGTTCGGCAAGGTCCAACAATATTGCTTCATGGGCCACACCCACCTGCCGGGCGTGTTCACGACCGAATGCGAATTCATTTCGCCCGACGAATGTGACCACCACTATCAACTTGGCAGCGAAAAAGTGATGGTCAACGTCGGCAGCGTCGGCCAACCACGCGACGACAACAACAAGTCGTGCTATGTGATCCTTGATACTGATGCAAAGACATTGACCTTTCGACGGATCGATTACGATCGCGACAAGACGGCCGCCAAAATTTACAATGTGCCTGACCTGTCCGATGCACTTGGCGATCGGCTGAAGCACGGTCGTTAGACATAGCTTGTCCTTTCCCCGCCGCCATCGTTGGCTTGGGGGGGAAAGGTGATTAGGGGACGCCGTCGCCCCGTGTCGATGGGTATTTTCCGGTTCCGCATTCTTGACCCTGACCGTTGATACGCCGACTGTGACACGCACCGCGATCCTAAGCGATATTCACGGAAACCTGACGGCACTCGAAGCCGTGCTTGCCGACGTAGCCGACCAGAACGTGGATCGGATCGTCTGCCTAGGCGACGTGATCGGCTACGGCCCAGCACCCTGCCAGTGTTTGGACAAGGTGATGGAGTTTGATTTCTGCGTGCTCGGAAATCACGACAGCAGCGCATTGTTTGATCCGGAAGGTTTCAACATTGCGGCCGAGCAAGCGATCTTCTGGACGCGTTCGCAAATTGAATGCAGCAGCGATGGGCCTGCGGCCAGCCAACGCCGCATGAAGTACCTCTGCTCGCTGCCTCGCATGGTCGACGAAGGGTCTGCGATGTTCGTTCACGGGTCGCCGCGAAGCCCGACCAATGAATATGTGTTCCCCGAGGACACCCAGAACATCAAGAAGATGGAAAAACTGTTTTCGCTGATCAAACACCTCTGTTTCCAGGGACACACTCACGTCCCCGGCGTGTTCACCAGTGATCTGCGGTTTGTCCGTCCGGTCGACACCGGTTCGGGATACAGCATCGCCAATACCAATCAGCGATTGATGGTCAACGTGGGCAGCGTGGGGCAGCCTCGCGATGGTGACCCACGAAGCTGCTATGTGGTTTACGACGAAGATGTGCTGCAGTTTCGCCGAGTGGAATACGACATCGAAAAAGTCGTCAAGGCGATCGAGGCTGAACCCGATCTGGATGACCTGCTGGGGTACCGGCTACGCGAAGGCAGGTAACGCGCCGCCGGGTCACTTGTCGTAGATGTCGACGCCGAACGATTCCAATTTCGTGATGTGATCGGCTTTCGCTTTTTCGTCGATCGGGTTTTCGCCCAGATAGACCTCTAGGTAGGGTGCGAACCGACGATCACCTTCGGCGTCCTTCTGGCACATTTCGACCAGCGGATTCAGGTCGGAAATTTTGTTGCCCGAGATCAGCAGCATGTCCAGTTCTCGCAGTTCGACGATTGGCGACAGCGATTCGATTTGGTTTCCTCGGGCGTCCAAAGTGGTCAGCCATCCCAGTTTGGCTACCGGCGATAGATCTTTGATCTTGTTGTCCGAAATGTCCAACGACCAAATCTTGCTCAGCGGCGCGATCGGATCGATCGTTTCCAGGGTGTTCTTCGCGAGGTACAGGGTGCGCAGATTGGACATCTTTTCCAACGGCTTCAGGTCGCTGACCTGATTGTTCGACAGATCCAGCAGTTGCATCGATGTCAGGCCGGCCAGCGGTCCAATGTCGCTGATCTTGTTGCCCGCCAGCGTGACCGATTGCAGCCGTTTCAGGTCCGCGATCGGTGTCAGGTCGGTTACCTGATTGGATTCCAGGTCCAACAGCATCAGCGCCTTGCAGTGCTGAAGTCCACTGAGATCTTTGATCTTCTTGTCTTTGCCGACGACTCGCGAGATGTTGGCAACGTCTTCCGGCGTGATCGGTTCATCGTTGTAGCGTTTAGCGAACACCTCGGCTCGCACGGCAGCCTCTAAGTTCGCATCGGGAAAAATCGAAGCCGGTTTAGCATCGGCTTCCTTCGCCGGCGGTTCGTCGGCCGCTACGGTCGAACAAGTGATCAGGCTACCGAATGTGATCGCGGCGAAAATCGTCAACAGGCGTTGCATGGCAGATCGAAGCATTCAAGGAAGGGAGGGATAGGAGGTGGGATAGTTACCCTCAATTCTAATTGCCGGCGGATCCGGCGCGAATCAAGGTTTTTTGAAGGGGGGAGGTGCTCGAGTTTGAGTTCAAGTTCGAGTTCGAGTTCGAGTTCAAGTTCAAGTTCAAGCACGAGAGCTGGTGCAGCTCTGGCACCCCTCTCCCCCTCGTCGGCCGCGAGTTCTACTCGCGTCCGGCGTGGGGGAGAGGGGCCGGGGGTGAGGGGGGGCGACCGTCCAAAACCTCTCGCCGCACTTGCAGCTCTGGCACCCCTCTCCCCCTCGTCAGCCGCGAGTTCTGCTCGCGTCCGACGTGGGGGAGAGGGGCGGGGGTGAGGGGGGGGGCGAGCACGACCAAAAACGCGAGAGCAGTTGCAGCTCTGGCTCCCCTCTCCCCCTCGTCTGCCGCGAGTTCTACTCGCGTCCGACGTGGGGGAGAGGGGCCGGGGGTGAGGGGGGCGACCTTCCAAAAACTCTCGCCGCACCGCGGCGGCCGCGTTTCTAAGTCGACAGGCTGACCAAGTACTGGCCGCCGGTGGACGCAATCTGGCTTTTCAGCGTCAGGTTGGGAGCCAATCGCGACATTCGATCGACCAACCAGTCGGCAACGGCGTCGGCGTCCTGGCGGGTGGGGCAGCGAGCCATCGCTTCGCGTCCGCCTTTGCGTTCGAGTCGCTCGGCGGCTGCGATGATCGACGCTGGTTCGACAACGATCAGGTGTTCGGGCCACGCGATGACAGCGTCCTTGGCACCCTTGCCCGTGTTGCATCCCTTGTGGGCTAGCCGCTCGGGAGGAATCGGAGTTTTGTCCTGTTTCATCTTCTTCACCCGAGCCTTAGTCAAGCGGGTGTCGACGGTCGCACTGCGTGAATCGTTCGGCGGCATATCGCGGTCCACCGGTTCATCGCAAAGCCAGCATCGCCATCCATCGGTCTCGCCAATTTCGTCCAGTTGTGCC
Protein-coding regions in this window:
- a CDS encoding metallophosphoesterase family protein; this encodes MTRTAILSDIHGNLTALEAVLADVADQNVDRIVCLGDVIGYGPAPCQCLDKVMEFDFCVLGNHDSSALFDPEGFNIAAEQAIFWTRSQIECSSDGPAASQRRMKYLCSLPRMVDEGSAMFVHGSPRSPTNEYVFPEDTQNIKKMEKLFSLIKHLCFQGHTHVPGVFTSDLRFVRPVDTGSGYSIANTNQRLMVNVGSVGQPRDGDPRSCYVVYDEDVLQFRRVEYDIEKVVKAIEAEPDLDDLLGYRLREGR
- the tsaB gene encoding tRNA (adenosine(37)-N6)-threonylcarbamoyltransferase complex dimerization subunit type 1 TsaB, translated to MHGNPTSGAPSGEFAEAQHSLQLAIETTSRTGSVALFSKELVLRRVSLDPGLRTAASLAPAIAEIIQWCSDHPSLESNRLGFISVADGPGSFTGLRIGVTTAKTLAYALKIPLVSVDSLAAIAACRMAQHPSVDQVLAAIDAFRGEIFQGKFCRSQLLPPLEDLKIDKHWSADRDSTQVQSIKSFQKDLPLLAETYAFAGDAKAFGDHAQRRLESDCDAVGVGMLGLRAAIQGRLVDPMQLVPRYLKRSAAEEKAAESILPTPSSSSSSSP
- a CDS encoding metallophosphoesterase family protein, with the translated sequence MKRALISDIHGNLEALEAVLADIRAMSVDEIYCLGDIIGYGPNPCECLDLVIQNCKATILGNHDQAALFDPDGFNPMALQAIYWTRDQLDNGPGNSAQVNKRWDFLGELPRQVEVDEYKFVHGSPRDPTNEYVFPEYVFDTRKMEILFGKVQQYCFMGHTHLPGVFTTECEFISPDECDHHYQLGSEKVMVNVGSVGQPRDDNNKSCYVILDTDAKTLTFRRIDYDRDKTAAKIYNVPDLSDALGDRLKHGR
- a CDS encoding leucine-rich repeat domain-containing protein; amino-acid sequence: MQRLLTIFAAITFGSLITCSTVAADEPPAKEADAKPASIFPDANLEAAVRAEVFAKRYNDEPITPEDVANISRVVGKDKKIKDLSGLQHCKALMLLDLESNQVTDLTPIADLKRLQSVTLAGNKISDIGPLAGLTSMQLLDLSNNQVSDLKPLEKMSNLRTLYLAKNTLETIDPIAPLSKIWSLDISDNKIKDLSPVAKLGWLTTLDARGNQIESLSPIVELRELDMLLISGNKISDLNPLVEMCQKDAEGDRRFAPYLEVYLGENPIDEKAKADHITKLESFGVDIYDK